In a genomic window of Platichthys flesus chromosome 24, fPlaFle2.1, whole genome shotgun sequence:
- the sepsecs gene encoding O-phosphoseryl-tRNA(Sec) selenium transferase, producing the protein MNTENFTLSEKIVSASYVRQGSQARRGHEQLIRLLLEQGKCPEEGWSESTVELFLNELAVMDSNNFLGNCGVGEREGRVASSLVGRRHYRLIHGIGRSGDIAAIQPKAAGSSLLNKLTNSVVLDILKLTGVRSVASCFVVPMATGMSLTLCFLTLRHRRPKARYIIWPRIDQKSCFKAMITAGFEPVVVENVLEGDELRTDLEAVERKVEELGADNILCVHSTTSCFAPRVPDRLEELATICAKYNIPHIVNNAYGVQSSKCMHLIQQGARVGRIDAFVQSLDKNFMVPVGGAIIAGFDESFVQEISQMYPGRASASPSLDVLITLLTLGASGYKKLLSERKEIYLLLAQELKSMASAHGERLLHTPHNPISLAMSLDGLQADSDKAVTQLGSMLFTRQVSGARVIPLGKEQTISGHTFHGFMSHSDSYPCPYLNAASAVGITREDVTLCIKRLDKCLKTLRKESNVAKSSSVAPPSRCDDTPGE; encoded by the exons ATGAACACCGAGAACTTCACCCTGAGCGAGAAGATCGTGTCGGCCTCCTACGTTCGACAGGGCTCTCAGGCGCGACGCGGCCACGAGCAGCTCATCAGACTCTTGCTGGAGCAG GGCAAGTGTCcggaggagggatggagcgaGAGCACCGTAGAGCTCTTCCTGAACGAGCTGGCTGTGATGGACAGCAACAACTTCCTGGGCAACTGTGGAGTGGGGGAGAGGGAAGGCCGGGTGGCGTCCAGCCTTGTGGGGAGACGACATTACAG GTTGATCCATGGCATCGGTCGGTCGGGTGACATCGCCGCCATTCAGCCCAAAGCGGCAGGATCCAGTCTGCTGAACAAGCTGACCAACTCAGTCGTGTTGGACATCTTAAAGCTCACAG GTGTGCGCAGTGTGGCAAGCTGCTTTGTCGTCCCGATGGCAACAGGCATGAGCTTGACCCTGTGCTTCCTGACCCTTCGTCATCGGAGGCCCAAGGCTCGCTACATCATTTGGCCTCGCATCGACCAGAAGTCCTGCTTCAAAGCCATGATCACAGCAG GTTTTGAACCGGTGGTGGTGGAGAACGTGCTTGAAGGCGACGAGTTGCGCACCGACCTGGAAGCAGTCGAGCGGAAGGTGGAGGAGCTTGGCGCCGACAACATCCTGTGTGTCCATTCGACAACGTCCTGCTTCGCCCCGCGAGTCCCCGACAG gctGGAGGAGCTGGCCACGATATGTGCCAAATACAACATCCCCCACATAGTTAACAATGCGTATGGCGTGCAGTCGTCCAAATGCATGCACCTTATACAACAG GGGGCTCGTGTTGGGAGAATCGATGCCTTTGTACAGAGCTTGGACAAGAACTTCATGGtaccagtaggtggcgccataaTAGCAGGGTTCGATGAGTCCTTTGTACAGGAGATAAGTCAGATGTACCCAG GTCGAGCCTCGGCCTCGCCCTCCCTTGACGTCCTCATCACCCTTCTGACTCTGGGAGCCAGCGGCTACAAGAAACTCCTGTCAGAAAGAAAG GAGATTTATTTGCTCCTGGCCCAGGAGCTGAAGAGTATGGCCTCTGCACACGGGGAGAGATTGCTTCACACACCACATAACCCCATTTCACTGG CCATGTCTTTGGATGGTCTCCAGGCCGACAGCGACAAAGCAGTGACTCAGCTGGGCTCCATGTTGTTCACCCGGCAAGTGTCCGGGGCCAG GGTAATACCGCTGGGCAAGGAGCAGACCATAAGCGGCCACACGTTCCACGGCTTCATGTCGCACTCGGACTCGTACCCCTGCCCCTACCTCAACGCTGCCTCTGCTGTGGGCATCACCCGAGAAGATGTGACGCTGTGCATCAAGCGGCTCGACAAGTGCCTGAAGACCCTGAGGAAAGAGTCCAATGTGGCCAAGAGCAGCTCCGTGGCGCCCCCATCCCGCTGTGACGACACACCGGGAGAATGA